The proteins below are encoded in one region of Engystomops pustulosus chromosome 8, aEngPut4.maternal, whole genome shotgun sequence:
- the LOC140075680 gene encoding taste receptor type 2 member 40-like — MEFLRSRCKTKEKPHPMLYIQFDNTQSEHLPSRRGRPWRTSAMDPLLGVKLLVGIGAGVSGLVFNSWIVHVSSKDWRGVSHLSPPDLILTFMGLINITLQLVLSLDMSSIQTKLYSTYDQIHIRFLGLSIFLVSTNVWLTAWLSIYYCFRIVHFTGRILSLCKVRISRFLPNLLVVSTGASFLLGLLSFWNIHPVRVVDIFGNSAHNRTMSRSSLSVSSAYVTAAFVGSILPLILTLIPIVLTLSSLWRHIKRMKENKSASCHPQTQAHVRAARTMGLLVSVHTCLLTAAIYQLSRTFNFNDAVMLFCWYISLLYPTLQALVIITGNSKLREAIKNMLSLGSFRCHQNGPSLPA, encoded by the coding sequence ATGGAATTCCTCCGTAGTAGATGCAAAACCAAGGAGAAGCCACACCCGATGCTTTACATTCAGTTTGACAACACACAAAGCGAGCACCTGCCATCACGTAGGGGAAGACCCTGGAGAACCAGCGCTATGGATCCTCTGTTAGGAGTCAAGCTATTAGTGGGCATCGGTGCTGGAGTATCTGGACTTGTCTTCAATTCATGGATTGTTCACGTCAGCTCTAAAGACTGGAGGGGAGTCTCCCACCTGAGTCCACCGGACCTGATCCTCACCTTCATGGGTCTCATTAATATCACACTGCAGCTTGTCTTGTCTTTGGACATGTCATCAATTCAGACCAAACTTTACTCAACGTATGACCAGATCCACATCCGGTTTCTGGGGCTCTCGATTTTCCtcgtgtccaccaatgtctggcTCACGGCTTGGCTTTCCATCTACTATTGCTTCAGAATTGTACATTTTACAGGTCGAATCCTTTCACTTTGCAAAGTGAGGATTTCTAGATTTTTACCAAATCTCCTTGTGGTGTCTACTGGAGCTTCATTCCTTTTGGGTCTTCTATCATTTTGGAACATTCATCCTGTGAGAGTTGTAGATATTTTTGGAAACTCTGCGCACAATCGCACAATGTCTCGATCTTCTCTCTCGGTATCATCTGCGTACGTCACAGCTGCCTTTGTAGGGAGTATCTTACCACTCATATTGACTCTTATCCCTATAGTATTGACTCTGAGCTCCCTCTGGAGACACATTAAGAGAATGAAAGAGAATAAATCAGCCTCTTGTCATCCTCAGACACAAGCCCACGTGAGGGCGGCCAGGACCATGGGGCTTCTAGTGTCTGTTCACACTTGTCTACTTACAGCAGCAATTTATCAGCTTTCAAGGACATTCAATTTCAATGACGCTGTGATGCTATTTTGTTGGTATATTAGCCTTCTCTATCCCACCCTACAAGCCCTGGTTATCATAACAGGCAACTCTAAACTGAGAGAAGCCATAAAGAACATGTTAAGCCTCGGGTCCTTCAGATGCCACCAGAATGGACCATCATTGCCCGCGTAG